In a genomic window of Tachysurus vachellii isolate PV-2020 chromosome 13, HZAU_Pvac_v1, whole genome shotgun sequence:
- the si:ch211-127m7.2 gene encoding uncharacterized protein si:ch211-127m7.2: MATTRPEVTWSGVCFFFFMVLMISSVVGSLFVQIERYFIMAAKRNLPTWMVASDHKNEQIKESLKRKAEVNTNKRVGKKCIKRMMYWMNERELVEAAVSVLSRDNREPAPAERRAPLNTETSLIPDTDHKETTDSDVSDPALDYAEQETVPYNEPLKERCSSASESSGEQPVALPTGLDKKAESKEDNCQNNPDHEALQVLQDIFFR; this comes from the exons ATGGCAACCACGAGACCGGAAGTCACATGGAGCggcgtgtgtttttttttttttatggtgttGATGATTAGCTCAGTTGTTGGAAGCTTGTTTGTGCAAATTGAACGTTACTTTATTATGGCTGCAAAACGGAATCTTCCAACATGGATGGTGGCATCTGATCATAAAAACGAGCAGATTAAAGAGTCTCTAAAGAGGAAAGCGgaagtaaacacaaacaaacgaGTAGGAAAAAAGTGCATCAAACG aatgatgtactggatgaatGAAAGGGAGCTTGTAGAAGCAGCAGTCAGTGTTCTAAGCAGAGATaacagagag CCAGCTCCGGCAGAGAGACGTGCTCCTCTGAACACTGAAACATCCCTGATTCCAGATACTGATCACAAAGAGACGACAGACTCGGACGTTTCGGATCCAGCCCTGGATTATGCTGAGCAAGAGACTGTACCGTACAATGAACCTCTAAAGGAGAGGTGTAGCAGTGCATCAGAGAGCTCTGGTGAACAGCCTGTAGCTTTGCCAACAGGTTTGGACAAGAAAGCTGAGTCTAAGGAGGACAACTGTCAGAATAATCCTGATCATGAAGCCCTGCAGGTGCTGCAAGACATCtttttcagatga
- the ergic2 gene encoding endoplasmic reticulum-Golgi intermediate compartment protein 2: protein MLRLSRKKAVTLVKELDAFPKVPESYVETTASGGTVSLIAFTAMALLAFFEFFVYRDTWMKYEYEVDTDFSSKLRINIDITVAMRCQFVGADVLDLAETMVASDGLKYEPVVFDLSPQQRLWHRTLMLIQDRLRNEHSLQDVLLKNVMRGAPTALPPREDSPTQPLDACRIHGHLYVNKVAGNFHITVGKAIPHPRGHAHLAALVSHETYNFSHRLDHLSFGEVIPGILNPLDGTEKVSADHNQMFQYFITIVPTKLETYKLTADTHQYSVTERERVINHAAGSHGVSGIFMKYDFSSLMVRVTEQHMPLWQFLVRLCGIVGGIFSTTGMLHNLVGFIVDIICCRFKLGVYKPKQVSVVDGHANSQTPLLSENGGL from the exons ATGCTGAGACTGTCTCGAAAGAAGGCTGTAACTTTAGTAAAGGAGCTGGATGCTTTCCCCAAGGTGCCTGAGAGTTATGTGGAAACAACAGCTAGTGGTGGGACTG TGTCTCTCATTGCCTTCACTGCCATGGCACTGCTGGCCTTCTTTGAGTTTTTTGTCTATCGGGACACATGGATGAAGTACGAGTATGAAGTGGATACAGATTTTTCTAG taaattaagaataaatataGACATTACGGTCGCCATGAGGTGTCAAT TTGTGGGTGCAGATGTTTTGGACCTGGCTGAAACTATGGTAGCATCAGATGGCTTGAAGTATGAACCG GTTGTGTTTGATCTGTCTCCTCAACAGAGACTATGGCATAG GACACTCATGCTGATTCAGGACAGGCTGCGTAACGAGCACTCGCTCCAGGACGTCCTCTTAAAAAACGTGATGAGAGGAGCCCCCACTGCACTACCCCCAAG AGAGGACAGTCCCACACAGCCACTTGACGCGTGCAGAATACACGGACACCTCTACGTTAATAAAGTGGCTGGAAACTTCCACATCACGGTCGGCAA GGCCATCCCACATCCAAGAGGGCATGCTCACTTAGCTGCACTAGTCAGCCATGAAA CGTACAACTTCTCCCACCGATTAGACCACTTGTCCTTCGGTGAAGTAATCCCAGGCATCCTGAACCCGCTGGACGGCACAGAGAAAGTGTCCGCAGATC ATAATCAGATGTTTCAGTACTTCATCACCATTGTACCAACTAAACTGGAAACCTACAAACTGACAGCCGATACGCATCAGTACTCCGTTACAGAACGG GAGCGCGTGATAAACCATGCAGCCGGAAGTCACGGCGTTTCGGGAATTTTTATGAAGTATGACTTCAGCTCGCTCATGGTCCGAGTAACAGAACAGCACATGCCGCTGTGGCAGTTCCTTGTGCGTTTATGTGGCATTGTTGGGGGCATCTTCTCTACGACAG gCATGCTGCACAACCTGGTTGGATTCATTGTAGATATTATCTGCTGTCGCTTTAAACTCGGAGTCTATAAACCCAAACAG GTCAGTGTTGTGGATGGCCATGCAAACAGCCAGACGCCTCTACTGTCAGAGAACGGCGGACTCTAG
- the kxd1 gene encoding kxDL motif-containing protein 1: MDPTASGIFCSRMLSMVNSEDVNAIIQAQRHMLDRFEKTNEMLINFNGLSNVRLQQMNDRFLLHTRTLIEMKKDLDSVFRRIRTLKGKIAKQYPEAFSNICEASSLEDDDDDDLDPVPPSIATTTVTSEQSTESCDTSPDIISPTISRCSEELSQENPDTPVSNSPERAVLLDEGPDSVNI, encoded by the exons ATGGATCCGACTGCCTCTGGAATCTTCTGCAGCAGGATGCTGAGCATGGTCAACTCCGAGGACGTTAATGCCATCATCCAGGCCCAGAGACACAT GCTGGACCGCTTCGAAAAGACCAACGAGATGCTCATTAACTTTAACGGCTTGTCCAATGTGCGGTTGCAGCAGATGAACGACCGCTTTCTGCTTCACACTCGCACTTTAATTGAAATGAAGAAGGACTTGGACAGTGTTTTTCGACGAATAAG gacattaaaaggCAAGATTGCTAAGCAGTATCCTGAAGCCTTTAGCA ATATTTGTGAGGCTTCCAGTCTGGAGGACGACGATGACGATGACCTTGACCCTGTCCCCCCCAGCATAGCCACCACAACCGTCACGTCTGAACAGAGCACCGAATCTTGTGACACGAGCCCAGACATTATCTCACCCACCATCAGCCGCTGTTCTGAAGAGCTTTCTCAGGAGAATCCGGACACACCGGTCTCGAACAGCCCTGAGAGGGCAGTACTGCTTGATGAGGGCCCAGATTCAGTCAATATCTAG